Part of the Brachyhypopomus gauderio isolate BG-103 chromosome 17, BGAUD_0.2, whole genome shotgun sequence genome, GAAGTATTTTAAACGAAGGGAATTACGCTGTAAATACTTCTGAAATGTTTAATTATCCTGTTGCGTCTGATCTCAGGGAGTGCCCAACCCAATCCAGGTCCAGATTCTGCCATTGTGATGCTTTCACAATCCAACAGATAGATAACCAACATGAAGAGACATGACTAAACTTAGGGAAAATCCAGAAATATGATGGATAACCAAAGCAAACACATTACCAGGAAAGTAATGCACGAGACAAGACAACAGGCTGAACGTACAATACTGAATGCAGGGATTTTCTGAGGACAAACCAAACAGGCTTCAAACAATGATCAGCAACAAGGAAGACaaaacacagggtttaaatacacaactAACCAAGGAATAAAACTGTTGAACACATGTGAACACAATGACGAGAGGGCGGAGCTACAAATAACAAGGGCGTGGCAGGAGAACACATGGGAAAACCAAAACATGAGCACAAGGAAAAACAAAGCAAAGTCAtgacagacaggtggaggtggggctaAGTGTGACAGCCATGAGTTTTAGTACTCCAACAGACTTTaaatcacctccacctccaagcTGGTCTTGGTCTGGTTCACTTGAACGCTTGCAATTTGTTTGAGGAAATGGATATGGTTCGCTTTTAGTTGCAGTAAACTGAAGCTGATATAGTCAGCAATGTGGCTCAGTAAATCTGGTGGATAAAGATAAGTGTGTTGATGGTTATAATGTATAATGCTCCTGTTAGGTGCTACAGAGTAAAGGGTAGAAGTAATGGGTGGATTGTTCctgtcatgtgtgagtaatggcAGGATGCTGAGACGAGTATTTTCAAAATACACAGCCTTATTAGCTAGTAAAGCGCCTGTCGCGCTTAGCAACAATAAACACAATCACAAAGACAAGCATGGAACACAACTAACACACACCTTATATGCAAAATGTATAATGTAGTATGAGCAAAAGCCAGACAATCTCAAAATAGTATGGATTGGATGCTTTTTAGAAGATTGCATATATGCAATCTACTAAAAAGCATCCAATCCATACTATGTTGAGATCTGTCACCTTTCCTGATTGCAACAGTACACATAATATATGTACTGTTGCAATCAGGAAAGCTAAGACAGATCATTATATTAAACAAACCAGAGAAATCTAAATAATCCAATGAAACCATAAGATCTATAGCTAACAACAAAACACATAAAAGCTATGGAGATTCCAACATGCATTATGAAGGACTCCAGGCAAAAATGTGAAGCTGAAATGCTTCATCTTTTTAATGTGCACTTCATTGTGTTTAGTAAAAGAGTTGGTCACCTCTATTCATACGAGTCCCTATAGGGTTAGCTCTGTTGAGCATCCTTTTGATTCTCAGTGCTTTAGTTTTACTCCTTTAACAGTTTTTGAGGTGTATGAAGCCCTTAGGCTTTTAGACACTAAAAAATCAGCAGGTCCAGATAACCAGAAACCATGTTTTCTCTTATGCAGCTTTTTAACCTTTCTGTAGCCTCAAATGAAATTCCCCAATGTGTGAAAATCTGCTATTGTTGCTCCGCAGGCAAAGCTGGAGACCCTACTGTACTTAATAACTACCGGCCAGTTTCTAAACTGTGTGTGCTGGCCAGAGTACTGGAATCTCTTGTCGGTAAACAAAGGATTTCCTCTCTAGTCAGAACATCTTATCTGATTTTCAATCTGGCTTTAGAAAAAAACAAGTGCAACAACAGCAGACCTAAAAGTAAtaaatgattttatttattattatttatttatttatatttggaCAACAAACAACACATTGCAGCTATTTTCATTGATTTATCAAAGGCATTCTACACTGGATCATTTATTACTACAACAGAGACTTTATAGAAATGGACTATCAGTGCAAACTTTAAGATGGTTCACCAATTATCTTTCAAATAGGACTCGGTGTGTAGATAGTTTCAGTTCTTGCTCGTTTTCTATAACAACATATGCATCAGGGCTCagttttaggaccactattattcaTTTTGTATTTGTGTAATGTTGATAAAAATGTCCCATATGCAAATTTTCACTTCTATGCAGATGATAGTCCAATAATGTTTAGTACCATTTTACAACAGGCTCTTTCTCAGCTTCAATTAGCTTTTAATGTCATTCTTTTCAAATTCAGAAATAAAATCAACTCTTCCAAAAATCACAACATTTCAAGGTTTGCAGATTGAGTTTGTAttctaatataaatatatagggATTTTACTTGATTTACTTTACTTACTGCCTCTTTTGCAGCTCACATTCAAGAGTTTTTAAATATGGATTCCTTTTAGAATTAAGTCCTGTCTTTCTTTTGAGGACAAAAAGAGGCTAGTCGTTGCAGATGTTCATGTCTGTTTTAGACTATGGTGATGCATCTTCCCAGAGCCTACATGTTCTGGATACAAGAGCACATCTTCTCAGAACCTACATGTTCTGGATACAAGAGCACATCTTCTCAGAGGCTACAAGTTCTGGATACAAGAGCACATCTACTCAGAGCCTACATGTTCTGGATACAAGAGCACATCTTCTCAGAGCCTGCATGTTTTGGATACAAGAGCACATCTTCTCAGAGCCTACATGTTCTGGATACTGACTATCATGGAGCTCTGAGGTTCATGGAGCTTTGAGGAACATTGACTCATCATTGGGCGTTGTATGCTTGTGTTGGCTGATTGGCTTTGTCTGTTCATAGACTCAAAtattggcatgtcctcattcataaatccattttaggtctGCTTCCTCCATATCTTCAAGCCTACACCAGGCATAGAGACACGGCCACCTATAGCCTTCGGTCAAAggatttgtttttgttgtctGTACCAAAAATCCATAcagaaatggggggggggggggggggggggggggggtatttagCTATGCGGCTTCAGCACCTGGAAAATTTTACAAAATGACCTGAGAAGGAATAAACTGGTCTCTTTAGGGCTTATTGTTTTAATGACTTATGGTTGATTTATTTgattttgggtgtgtgtattgtttatttgtttatgtgCTGCTGCCTTGGCCAGATTTTTAATCTCAGTTTGGTAATTCCTGGTTAAATTTAGGTTAGatagaaaaaataaaatttggATTTCCTAAGCAATTCATAGATGTTGTTTTTACTAGTGTTTTACCTACTTGGAGAATGGATTCACTGACCTATAAAGAATCAGCTGTTAAGACAATTCTTTTGATATTCTTTTGATGCGGACATCATCCTGCAAATAAAACTGTCTAATATAATACTGAAACACTTCAGAATCTATCCGGAGGATGCAGAGACTGCGTCCATTTTTATGGATCATCCACGTATCTCCTACAGAGGTAAAAATATCAAAAACATGCATCAAGAGTGAGATCAATGACCATTCAGATATTAACTGTGGGATTACAGCCTGCAGCCATTCTAGATGTGAtacatgtacatttattaaCACAGACATTAACTGTGAGACTACAGTCTGCAGCCACTCTATATGTGATACTGtaataaatgtacatttattgaaaCAGACACAAAAATGACGGGCAAAGTTGTTGTCACCAATTTCTCCTCATGCATTACTGTGGATGTTGTCAGCTGTATTACTTACAAGAGATGTAATATACACTAGAGAAACTTGCTGAGAGAGACTAGTCACTAGAGAGACTTGCTGATCGCTTTGTTGAACACCTTTGAACCATCAGAATTCATCATTTCCAAGTCAAGGCATTTTATGCTAATGGCCATTAATGACATCTGTTTGCattgccagttgttgctatggcagcaataaAATTAAGAAACTCAAAGATAAAGAACTGATCTACACTCTTGGATCTGTAGAACCCAGAGGGTTGAATGTTatggtaacagagagagagatgttcagAATTTTCTCTCAAAAAAATGTAGGAAATGTTATaagaaaaaataaattgtaGATAGTATTTTTCTTGTGCATAGCAATAAAATGTTTCTATTTTAAAATGTTGAACATTGGCTATATTTCATAGCTTCAAAATGTTGAGTGCAACATTAGAAAATTGGAAATGataggccttccttcacccacttcctgctccctgccggggcggggggggggggggttgctggcacgggactgggctggtggcttcctaggaccgctactggtccttgctggtccagccatttgcccctgccgcagagggtgtgctagtctggataagtgtgtgtctctgtccttgttttcttcttgtttctgaatgggtggatgaatgagtgcgtgttggagggaggggacatatggccaggtttggaggtgtgagggtgaatttgagtgtatgtgtgtgtgtgtgtgtgggggtgggtgtgtacatggtgggggtgtataggggcgaatgtagggtgggtttggttaggtgggtgaggacagctggttctgggtcggggctggtcgtgcccggttcactcatggacactcccctgagactactgcaccactccagagggggggcgccttggggctccggtgtccggcttggccccccggcgtaggggcggttggcccgctcccctgggcggtggtgatatggggcggccgggtgctcctcggcgggaggtgggccctgccgggtggtgggtggctttccgggcgcgtggcgccgtggttttgccgctggcccctggggggggggggggggggcatcctgggggggaggcgctctgttccctctggttcccctggacctgcgctccttgactggtggggcgctgtccggggtctctctctcccgcctgcaggggcgggcgggtgagggtttctgggaagtgcggctctggtactccaccgctctgtggggggccgtgggcgggtggggttcccgggtctctctccgcccgcctctggcctctgggggaatgctgtcgcagctacccacccttgctggtaagtacattccatacatctatcctatgttgcacttctaggttgcacataaacacacactcacacacacccatacatcgcactcatctgcactatatgtatttggtttactttctgtacttctttgcagtggtcatttgagctggttgcgtgttttattttattaatattattattattattattttattattattaattttttttttttttttttttttttttattattattattattttttttttcttcttttctttttcttctccttttttctcctacctctgtcttttccctttttattatttctctccccctcttttcttggtccacctaaccccaataattatcactttgcatactgttatcactatatattgttatcactacactatatattatacagaattgttataattgccatttaaatctgtacataaaaacaaagttgtcctccaaagatgggggggtggaggtgggccaaaaaaaaaaaaaaaaaaaaaaaaaaaaaaaaaaaaaaaaaggaaatgatAGGGTGTGAGTCACAGGTACATTTCTGACAGTGAATTTGTGTATATTTTGATGCACTAGTAAAATGGATAATCTACTATTTGTTGTTATATTATTTAAACAGAATGAAGGAGGAAGTTTTGTTGTGTGGCGTTTAAGTGGTTTAAAAAAGATATATATCCTTATTGAGACACAAAGAAACGTCATTTTGCACCGTCTGACGTTGGATCTCTCAATTTAAGGCAAGGGGATGTTTATTGGAGTAactctccatggtgctgaagcACATCCCACGCTGCAGCCACAGGATTTGAGGGAGAGGATGCGCCTTATGGACTTAAAAAGAACACAAACGGAGATCATCTGAGGTCACGCACTCCCTTCTCTACCTTTTTACCTGGAAAGTACAGTCATTGTCAATATGCTGACCAACAGCACGTACAGGAACCCGGAGGATGTCTTCTTCCTGAATTCATCTGGCAACGAAACACACAGCGATTCTCAAGGCAGCGCGATCCTTATCTCCTTTATCTATTCCGTGGTGTGTTTGGTCGGACTCTGCGGGAACTCCATGGTCATTTATGTCATTTTTAGGTATGCCAAAATGAAAACTGCaacaaacatttacattttgaaCTTGGCGATCGCGGACGAGTTACTTATGCTGAGCGTGCCTTTTTTGGTGACATCCTCGATACTACACCACTGGCCGTTTGGTTCTTTTTTATGCCGTCTCGTTTTAAGCGTTGATGCTGTTAACATGTTTACCAGCATTTATTGCTTAACTGTATTAAGTATTGACCGATACATCGCTGTGGTGCACCCTATCAAAGCAGCCCGATACAGGAGACCTACAGTTGCTAAAATGGTCAACTTCTGTGTGTGGATGTTCTCTATTTTGGTCATCTTGCCCATCATTATATTCTCCACTACTACACCTAACTCGGATGGCTCGGTCGCCTGTAACATGCAAATGCCTGAGCCACAACGTCGGTGGATGgctgtgtttgttgtttatgCCTTTCTCATGGGCTTTCTTTTCCCGGTCATTGCTATATGCATGTGCTACATCTTGATCATAGTGAAATTGAGAGTAGTTGCTCTGAAAGCAGGCTGGCAACAGCGCAAAAAGTCAGAGAGAAAGATCACGCTGATGGTTATGATGGTGGTGACTGTGTTCGTGATGTGCTGGGTGCCTTTCCACATAGTGCAGCTCGTTAACGTGTTTGTAGAGCAGCATAACGCAACTCTCAGTCAGCTGGCGGTGATTCTGGGTTACGCCAATAGTTGTGCCAATCCCATTTTATACGGATTCCTATCAGACAATTTTAAACGCTCGTTCCAAAGAATTTTGTGCCTTCGGTGGATGGACAATGCGACCGAGGAGCCCATCGACTACTACGCTACGGCACTGAAAAGTCGTGGATACAGTGTAGACGAATTTCAGCCGGACAATTTGGAATCAGACAGCACATACAGAAATGGGACTTGCACCTCCAGAACTACAACACTGTAGTGGCAGCAGTATAGCGGCGTTTTGATGACTTGAACAAACAACGACATAATGACATCGCAAATGTGCTGTTGTCGTGATCAATGCAAGGgtgtttttttatgtatttattatttatatgtatttattcGTTTTGTGTGAAGGCGACTTCTACTCACGTTATTAAGTTCCCACGCACATAATTTATCCACTTTGGATTTTCCAAAATACGTTCAGTAGACTTATTAATGTGCACTGCGCAAAGTTTTTTTCCTTAGTCCTGCAAATGTATTATACGGTCAGTTTGGTTGGCATGAGAATATCGGGCCTATATTTCAGCTGTCGCAGGTGATTATGTGTATGAATAATTTCGTAGTCTTTTTGACGCAGAAACATATGCAGTGTTTTTATATTGGAAGACCAACGAGAAAAGTAAATCTAAATTACTTAATCAATTTTTTTGCACTTGTTAAAAATagcaaaattatttttaaacgATGTTTTGAAAGTATTAGGCCATGTTTTGTCCGTTTTATAAAATTGctaccaaaacaaaaacaaagcagccatttttgtttgttacagTAAGATATGTATGTGGGGTCCTACTCCTACGTCTTCAAATTTTAAAGTGAAATGAGGGAGTGTAGACAAGCTATAAAATAATAAGAAAGTCTAAGTAATGGTGtagcctgtgaactgtgatCATCTGTTTAGTGCTGTGTTGTTCATTCTCACCCACTTTGCATTAAAAGAAAATATGCAGGAGAACGAGTGTCTCCCTAACCTAGCCTCTCTTATCAAGTCCTCCTGTCTGTAGCCTTCCATCCTCACGCTTATGTGCCAGAGATTTAGAAAGACACTTCCTAATTTTGACTGCACATTTATAGATTTTATTTCAGACATCCAGTCACAGGCATTTTACTCTTTGAAAGACAGTAGTTCTTCTTATTGTTCTTCTTTATAAAAGAGCATGACACAGATGCCAGGCATGCGTTTGACATCCTTTGTCTGTGACAGTTTGGCATTTCTTCAGTCTCTCACTCCTCTTTTAAAGCCATTATACTGCCATTTGTCATCCATGTTTTCATAGTCCCTGGCAAAGACCTGAGAGCTTCCAAATAAACTTAAAAAATTATGTTgatataaaatacataaatcAATTATTTTACAGATCTGCAAGTCATTAGAAACTCGAGCATTTTTAAATCATATCAAACCCCTGGATATAATCTTTGTATCATGCATAAGTCATTGTCAGCACCTTGATTTAGGCTTCAAAGATTGAGACCAGAACAGAATTCAAAAGACAAGCGGTACACAGTAATGTAAAGCTTATATACATACAATCTCCAGATAATCCCACTGTCACTGAACCACTCAGTTCTTTCAGAACAGTGTGTCTGTAACTCTCCTTCTTCAAAGAGACACTCTTTAAGTTGCCTATTTTTCATTCACCTTCTCCACAGAGTCTGATCCGTTCAGGGCTACTCCTTCTTTAGAGGACTCCGCCCTTCTCTTTGCCAGATTCTTCGATCGTTTCATGTAGCAGCATCTTGCCATGGCTGCAATGAGCACCATAAGCACCACGAGGATCAGCAGAGCCACTATCATGTGGACGAGGATTTTGGATGTGCTTTCACTGCTGTCCTCTGTGTA contains:
- the sstr1a gene encoding somatostatin receptor type 1, giving the protein MLTNSTYRNPEDVFFLNSSGNETHSDSQGSAILISFIYSVVCLVGLCGNSMVIYVIFRYAKMKTATNIYILNLAIADELLMLSVPFLVTSSILHHWPFGSFLCRLVLSVDAVNMFTSIYCLTVLSIDRYIAVVHPIKAARYRRPTVAKMVNFCVWMFSILVILPIIIFSTTTPNSDGSVACNMQMPEPQRRWMAVFVVYAFLMGFLFPVIAICMCYILIIVKLRVVALKAGWQQRKKSERKITLMVMMVVTVFVMCWVPFHIVQLVNVFVEQHNATLSQLAVILGYANSCANPILYGFLSDNFKRSFQRILCLRWMDNATEEPIDYYATALKSRGYSVDEFQPDNLESDSTYRNGTCTSRTTTL